One segment of Neobacillus endophyticus DNA contains the following:
- the dxr gene encoding 1-deoxy-D-xylulose-5-phosphate reductoisomerase has translation MKTISLMGATGSIGTQTLAIIREHPQEFQLAAISVGKNIDLARKIIIEFQPKLVSVQSKDVCNTLKAEFPHVRFTFGDEGLIEVAVYKDADILVNAVLGSVGLDPTLQAIESGKTIAIANKETLVTAGHLVMEAAKRNQVSLLPVDSEHSAIFQALQGEKEKNIERLILTASGGSFRDRPRQDLETVTVQEALNHPNWSMGAKITIDSATMMNKGLEVIEAHWLFNIPYNKIDVLLHKESIIHSMVEFHDTSVIAQLGTPDMRVPIQYALTYPDRLPLPSGNRLNLSEVGKLHFMDMDLERFRCLDFAYRAGEIGGTMPTVLNAANEVAVEAFLNGKIRFLQIEDLIEKALSVHQVIEHPSLKLIQEVDRETREFVRSLL, from the coding sequence TTGAAAACAATAAGTTTAATGGGTGCAACTGGTTCGATCGGCACACAGACATTGGCAATTATTCGAGAGCATCCTCAAGAATTTCAATTAGCCGCCATTTCAGTTGGCAAAAATATTGATTTAGCTCGGAAAATAATAATCGAATTTCAACCAAAGCTAGTTTCTGTACAAAGTAAAGATGTTTGTAATACATTAAAAGCAGAGTTTCCACATGTGAGGTTTACATTCGGTGATGAAGGATTAATAGAAGTCGCTGTATATAAAGACGCTGACATACTTGTTAATGCTGTTCTTGGAAGTGTAGGCTTGGATCCTACATTACAGGCAATTGAAAGTGGTAAAACAATTGCGATAGCCAATAAGGAAACTTTGGTAACTGCTGGACATTTAGTAATGGAAGCGGCCAAAAGAAATCAAGTATCCCTTCTACCAGTAGACAGTGAACATTCTGCCATTTTTCAAGCATTACAGGGCGAAAAGGAAAAGAATATTGAGCGTTTAATTTTGACAGCGTCCGGCGGGAGTTTTCGCGACCGACCACGTCAAGACTTGGAAACAGTCACCGTTCAAGAGGCACTTAATCATCCAAACTGGTCGATGGGGGCTAAAATTACCATTGATTCGGCAACAATGATGAATAAAGGTCTTGAAGTGATTGAGGCTCACTGGCTGTTCAATATCCCTTATAATAAAATTGATGTGCTGCTCCATAAAGAAAGTATTATTCACTCCATGGTTGAATTTCATGATACAAGTGTAATAGCTCAATTAGGAACACCAGATATGAGGGTCCCCATTCAATATGCATTGACGTACCCGGATCGGCTGCCTCTTCCTTCGGGAAATCGCTTGAACCTTTCGGAAGTTGGAAAACTCCATTTTATGGATATGGACCTTGAAAGGTTTCGCTGTTTGGATTTTGCCTACAGAGCAGGGGAAATAGGCGGCACAATGCCAACCGTTTTAAATGCTGCAAATGAAGTAGCTGTCGAAGCCTTTCTGAACGGGAAAATTCGTTTTTTACAAATTGAAGATTTAATTGAAAAGGCATTGAGCGTTCATCAAGTAATAGAACACCCTAGCTTAAAGCTTATTCAAGAAGTTGACAGAGAAACAAGAGAGTTTGTACGTTCACTCTTATAA
- the rseP gene encoding RIP metalloprotease RseP, producing the protein MTTVIAFIVIFGALVFFHELGHFIFAKRAGVLCREFAIGMGPKVFSHKKGETTYTIRLLPIGGFVRMAGEDPEMVDIKPGHRVGLLFDQEEKVTKIILNKKEKYPNCRIVEVEYTDLEKDLFIKGYPDDEEEQLKTFIIHPQAAIVENGIESQIAPIDRQFGSKTLGQRFMAIFAGPMMNFVLAFVVFVLIALLQGVPTNEPKLGVITPDGAAKAAGLKQGDIVQSINGSEISSWSDVVEIIRKSPNKKLDFSILRGGKEKDIEVTPKENIVDGNKMGIIGVYSPVEKSPVQAVTSGAKDTYFWTKQIFVMLGKLVTGQFSINALSGPVGIYVSTDEVAKSGIYYLMKWAGILSINLGIMNLLPIPALDGGRLMFFAVEAVRGKPVDRQKEGMVHFIGFALLMLLMLVVTWNDIQRFFLK; encoded by the coding sequence TTGACTACAGTTATTGCCTTTATTGTGATTTTTGGCGCACTCGTCTTTTTTCATGAGTTAGGTCATTTTATTTTTGCAAAAAGGGCAGGTGTTCTCTGCCGAGAATTCGCAATAGGTATGGGTCCTAAGGTATTCTCCCATAAAAAAGGAGAAACAACATATACCATAAGGTTATTACCAATTGGCGGCTTTGTCCGCATGGCAGGAGAAGATCCTGAAATGGTAGACATTAAGCCTGGCCATCGGGTTGGCTTGTTATTTGATCAGGAAGAAAAAGTAACAAAGATTATTTTGAATAAAAAGGAAAAGTATCCCAATTGCCGTATTGTTGAAGTTGAATATACTGATTTGGAAAAGGATCTTTTCATTAAGGGATACCCTGATGATGAAGAAGAACAATTAAAAACATTCATCATCCATCCACAGGCTGCTATTGTTGAAAATGGTATAGAATCACAAATTGCTCCAATTGATCGTCAATTTGGTTCCAAAACATTGGGCCAAAGATTTATGGCCATCTTTGCAGGGCCGATGATGAATTTTGTACTTGCATTCGTAGTCTTCGTTTTAATTGCTCTATTGCAGGGGGTCCCAACTAATGAACCCAAATTGGGTGTCATCACCCCTGATGGTGCAGCGAAAGCGGCGGGGCTCAAACAAGGGGATATTGTACAAAGTATAAATGGATCTGAAATCTCCAGTTGGTCTGATGTTGTGGAAATCATTCGCAAAAGTCCTAATAAAAAATTAGATTTCTCGATTCTTCGTGGAGGTAAAGAGAAGGATATTGAAGTTACACCTAAAGAAAATATCGTAGATGGCAATAAGATGGGGATTATTGGAGTATACAGCCCTGTTGAAAAATCTCCAGTTCAAGCTGTAACAAGTGGGGCAAAGGATACTTATTTCTGGACAAAGCAAATTTTTGTTATGCTAGGAAAGCTCGTAACTGGCCAATTTTCAATCAATGCCCTGTCTGGTCCAGTTGGTATTTATGTATCTACTGATGAAGTAGCGAAATCAGGAATTTACTATTTAATGAAATGGGCTGGAATTTTAAGCATCAATCTTGGGATCATGAATTTACTGCCTATTCCTGCGCTTGATGGCGGAAGACTTATGTTCTTTGCAGTTGAAGCAGTTCGTGGAAAACCTGTTGACCGACAAAAGGAAGGAATGGTTCATTTTATTGGTTTTGCTCTTCTCATGCTTCTGATGCTAGTGGTAACATGGAATGACATTCAAAGATTTTTCTTGAAGTAA
- a CDS encoding PolC-type DNA polymerase III, whose amino-acid sequence MSENALGKKERFQLLLQQLNLIEDNFVMHFNNAQIDKLVVEKKSKRWHFYFLLEKILPFNVFQMFTTQLERTFSNIAVVSAEFNASDQALTPELIRDYWSYSVQQIDGISPPLLKILNEQLPEVSGSKLTISVRNEAEGLTLKRKYGTLLSDIYQSFGFPMLAIETEYKAEENNEEYEKFLLAKQKEDQERALLAMVEMQKQEAEKDKAPNDAPSGPLTIGLTIKDDSELRSLSDIIDEERRVAVQGYIFDSEIRELRSGRSLLTFKITDYTSSIIVKMFSRDKEDAALFQHIKKGMWVKVRGSVQNDTFVRDLVMICNDINEIKPAQRKDLAPEGEKRVELHLHTPMSQMDAVTPVATLIAQAKKWGHKAIAVTDHAVAQSFPEAFSAGKKNDIKILYGVEANLVDDGVPIAYNTAHRLLADDTFVVFDVETTGLSAVYDTIIELAAVKVRGGEIIDRFESFANPHHRLSATTINLTGITDDMVQNAPDDVEVLRNFYEWVGDAVLVAHNASFDMGFLNVGYKKAGMEKAANPVIDTLELGRFLYPELKNHRLNTLAKKFDIELTQHHRAIYDAEATGYLLLKMLKDALEKGIEYHDALNDFMGKGNAYQRARPYHCTLLAQTEVGLKNLFKLISIAHIEYFYRVPRIPRSVLQKYREGILVGSACDKGEVFEGMMQKSPEEVEASARFYDYFEVMPKQVYAPLIEMELIRNEKDLEEIISNIVRLGDKLEIPVVATGNVHYLNENDKIYRKILISSQGGANPLNRHELPDVHFRTTDDMLGAFAFLGAEKAKEIVVTNTNKIADMIEAIKPIKDDLYTPKIEGAEDEMRQMSYAMAHKIYGDTLPEIVEARLEKELKSIIGHGFAVIYLISHKLVKKSLDDGYLVGSRGSVGSSLVATMTEITEVNPLPPHYICPTCKNSEFFNDGSVGSGFDLPDKDCPNCGEKYRKDGHDIPFETFLGFKGDKVPDIDLNFSGEYQPRAHNYTKVLFGEEYVYRAGTIGTVADKTAFGYVKAYQQDNNLHMRGAEVERLASGCTGVKRTTGQHPGGIIVIPDYMDVYDFTPIQFPADDRTSEWRTTHFDFHSIHDNVLKLDILGHDDPTVIRMLQDLSGIDPKTIPTDDPEVMKIFSSTESLGVTEEQIMCKTGTLGIPEFGTRFVRQMLEDTKPTTFSELVQISGLSHGTDVWLGNAQELIHNKICTLSEVIGCRDDIMVYLIYQGLEPSFAFKIMESVRKGKGLSEEMEEEMRKNEVPEWYIDSCKKIKYMFPKAHAAAYVLMAVRIAYFKVHLPLLYYAAYFTVRAEDFDLETMTRGPEAIRAKIEEINAKGLDASNKEKNLLTVLELALEMTQRGFSFQNYDLYNSAASEFIIDGDTLIPPFNSIPGLGTNAAINIINARKDGEFLSKEDLQQRGKVSKTILEYLDKQGCLSALPEQNQLSLF is encoded by the coding sequence TTGAGCGAAAATGCCTTAGGCAAAAAAGAGCGATTCCAACTCTTGCTCCAGCAGCTTAATCTAATTGAAGATAATTTTGTGATGCACTTTAACAATGCGCAAATTGATAAATTAGTGGTTGAGAAAAAAAGCAAAAGATGGCATTTTTATTTTTTATTAGAAAAAATCCTTCCGTTCAATGTTTTTCAAATGTTTACCACTCAATTGGAGAGAACATTTTCAAACATTGCCGTAGTTTCTGCTGAATTCAACGCATCCGATCAAGCACTTACGCCAGAATTAATCCGTGATTATTGGAGTTATTCGGTCCAGCAAATTGATGGCATCTCACCGCCGTTGTTGAAAATATTAAATGAACAATTGCCGGAAGTAAGTGGATCGAAGCTTACCATATCTGTTAGAAATGAGGCTGAAGGACTGACGCTGAAACGGAAATATGGAACATTATTAAGCGATATTTATCAATCCTTTGGTTTTCCAATGCTGGCAATTGAAACCGAATATAAAGCGGAAGAAAATAATGAAGAATATGAGAAATTCTTGCTGGCAAAACAGAAAGAAGACCAGGAGCGTGCGCTATTGGCAATGGTAGAAATGCAGAAGCAGGAAGCGGAGAAAGATAAGGCTCCAAATGATGCTCCTTCTGGCCCGCTTACCATTGGCCTCACGATTAAGGATGACAGTGAACTTCGCAGTTTGAGCGACATTATTGATGAAGAAAGAAGAGTAGCCGTTCAAGGATATATTTTTGATTCGGAAATCCGTGAATTGAGGAGCGGACGTTCATTATTAACCTTTAAGATTACTGATTACACTAGTTCAATTATCGTGAAAATGTTTTCCCGTGATAAAGAAGATGCCGCATTATTCCAGCATATTAAAAAAGGAATGTGGGTAAAGGTAAGAGGAAGTGTCCAAAATGATACGTTTGTCCGCGACCTTGTGATGATTTGTAATGATATTAATGAAATCAAACCTGCACAACGGAAGGATCTTGCCCCTGAGGGTGAAAAGCGTGTGGAGCTCCACCTTCATACACCTATGAGTCAAATGGATGCGGTAACCCCGGTAGCTACCTTGATTGCACAAGCGAAAAAATGGGGACATAAAGCCATTGCGGTGACAGACCACGCTGTTGCTCAATCTTTTCCTGAAGCATTCAGTGCTGGGAAAAAAAATGATATAAAGATTTTATATGGAGTGGAAGCCAATTTAGTTGATGATGGTGTTCCAATTGCCTATAACACTGCCCATCGTTTATTGGCTGATGACACTTTTGTTGTCTTTGACGTTGAGACCACGGGTCTTTCAGCTGTATATGACACCATCATAGAACTAGCTGCAGTGAAGGTTAGAGGCGGGGAAATTATTGACCGGTTTGAGTCGTTTGCAAATCCTCATCATCGGCTCTCTGCGACTACGATTAACCTAACGGGTATTACTGATGATATGGTGCAAAATGCTCCCGATGATGTCGAGGTATTGAGAAATTTTTATGAGTGGGTTGGAGATGCGGTCCTCGTTGCTCACAACGCATCATTTGATATGGGATTCTTGAATGTCGGCTACAAAAAAGCGGGAATGGAAAAAGCAGCTAACCCAGTAATTGATACCCTTGAGCTTGGTAGGTTTCTATATCCAGAATTGAAGAATCACCGGTTAAATACATTGGCGAAAAAATTTGATATCGAGTTAACTCAGCACCATAGGGCGATCTATGATGCAGAGGCGACTGGTTATTTATTGTTGAAAATGTTAAAGGATGCGCTCGAAAAAGGAATTGAATATCATGATGCGCTGAATGATTTTATGGGAAAAGGAAACGCCTATCAACGAGCCCGTCCTTATCATTGCACATTATTGGCACAGACTGAGGTTGGATTAAAAAACTTATTTAAATTGATCTCTATTGCTCATATTGAATATTTTTATCGGGTGCCAAGAATTCCAAGATCTGTACTGCAAAAATATAGGGAAGGCATTCTCGTTGGATCAGCTTGTGATAAAGGGGAAGTATTTGAAGGAATGATGCAAAAATCTCCCGAAGAGGTCGAAGCATCAGCAAGATTTTATGATTATTTCGAAGTAATGCCAAAGCAGGTATATGCTCCATTAATTGAAATGGAACTGATCCGAAATGAAAAAGATCTCGAAGAAATCATCTCCAATATTGTGAGGCTCGGTGATAAGCTTGAGATTCCAGTTGTGGCAACAGGAAATGTCCATTATTTAAATGAAAATGATAAAATCTATCGGAAAATTTTAATCAGTTCTCAGGGTGGTGCAAATCCGCTAAACCGTCATGAGCTTCCAGATGTTCACTTTCGAACTACTGATGATATGCTGGGTGCCTTTGCTTTCCTTGGAGCAGAAAAAGCGAAAGAGATTGTTGTTACCAATACGAATAAAATCGCAGACATGATTGAGGCCATTAAACCAATCAAGGATGATTTGTATACACCTAAAATTGAAGGCGCAGAAGACGAGATGCGCCAAATGAGTTATGCGATGGCACATAAAATATACGGTGACACTCTTCCGGAAATTGTGGAAGCGCGCCTTGAGAAAGAATTGAAAAGTATTATCGGACATGGTTTCGCTGTTATTTATTTGATTTCGCACAAACTTGTAAAAAAATCACTTGATGATGGATACCTGGTAGGTTCCCGTGGTTCAGTAGGATCGTCTCTTGTTGCAACAATGACGGAAATTACCGAAGTGAACCCATTACCGCCGCATTATATTTGTCCAACCTGTAAGAACTCTGAGTTTTTCAATGATGGTTCTGTCGGTTCAGGTTTTGATTTACCTGATAAGGACTGTCCGAATTGCGGTGAAAAGTACCGAAAGGATGGACATGATATCCCGTTTGAAACTTTCCTTGGATTTAAGGGCGATAAGGTCCCGGATATCGATTTGAATTTCTCTGGTGAGTATCAGCCGCGAGCTCATAATTATACGAAAGTACTGTTTGGAGAAGAATATGTGTACAGAGCAGGAACAATCGGTACCGTTGCTGATAAAACAGCCTTTGGATATGTAAAGGCATATCAGCAGGACAACAATCTTCATATGCGCGGCGCAGAAGTGGAAAGACTTGCTTCCGGTTGTACTGGCGTAAAACGAACGACTGGCCAGCATCCAGGCGGTATCATCGTTATTCCGGATTATATGGATGTTTATGATTTTACACCGATCCAATTCCCGGCCGATGATCGTACATCTGAATGGCGGACGACACATTTTGATTTCCATTCCATCCATGACAACGTTCTTAAACTCGATATTCTTGGACACGACGATCCGACGGTTATCAGGATGCTTCAAGATTTAAGCGGAATCGATCCTAAAACGATTCCAACAGATGATCCTGAAGTCATGAAGATTTTTAGCAGTACGGAATCACTTGGGGTAACAGAAGAGCAAATTATGTGTAAAACCGGTACGCTGGGAATCCCTGAGTTTGGAACACGATTTGTTAGACAAATGCTTGAAGACACAAAACCTACCACCTTCTCTGAACTTGTTCAGATTTCAGGTTTATCACATGGTACCGATGTATGGCTAGGCAATGCTCAGGAATTGATTCACAATAAAATTTGTACGTTAAGTGAAGTAATCGGGTGTCGTGATGACATCATGGTTTATCTGATCTATCAAGGGCTTGAACCTTCCTTTGCTTTTAAAATCATGGAATCAGTTCGTAAGGGGAAAGGCCTGTCAGAAGAAATGGAAGAAGAAATGCGCAAGAACGAAGTGCCGGAATGGTATATTGACTCTTGTAAAAAAATAAAATATATGTTCCCTAAGGCGCATGCTGCGGCATATGTATTAATGGCTGTAAGGATTGCTTATTTTAAAGTGCATCTTCCTTTGCTTTATTATGCTGCCTATTTCACAGTCCGGGCCGAGGATTTTGACCTGGAAACAATGACCCGCGGGCCAGAAGCTATCCGTGCAAAAATCGAAGAAATCAACGCAAAAGGACTGGACGCATCTAACAAAGAGAAAAATTTACTGACCGTCCTCGAACTTGCACTTGAAATGACGCAAAGAGGTTTTTCTTTCCAAAATTACGATTTATATAATTCTGCGGCATCGGAATTTATTATCGATGGAGATACCTTAATTCCACCGTTTAATTCTATTCCAGGTCTTGGTACCAATGCAGCAATTAATATAATAAATGCCAGAAAAGATGGAGAGTTTTTATCTAAAGAAGACCTCCAACAGCGCGGAAAGGTTTCAAAAACGATTCTGGAATATTTAGACAAACAGGGGTGCTTATCTGCCCTTCCAGAACAAAATCAGCTGTCGTTGTTTTAA
- the rimP gene encoding ribosome maturation factor RimP: protein MSKVTEMVDELASPILQELGLELVEIEYVKEGKSWFLRVYIDKESGVDIEDCGLVSERLSEKLDEVDPIPHNYFLEVSSPGAERPLKKAKDFEKAIGKNVLIKTYEPIDGEKSFEGLLLAFDGQTVQIEMKIKTRKKTIEIPYEKVANARLAVSFS from the coding sequence ATGAGCAAAGTAACAGAAATGGTAGATGAGCTTGCTTCTCCAATTTTGCAGGAACTCGGTTTGGAATTAGTTGAAATTGAGTATGTAAAGGAAGGGAAGAGTTGGTTTCTTCGCGTTTATATCGATAAAGAATCAGGTGTGGATATAGAAGATTGCGGCTTAGTTAGTGAGCGTCTAAGTGAAAAGCTTGACGAGGTTGACCCGATTCCTCATAACTATTTTCTTGAAGTTTCATCACCTGGAGCGGAGCGTCCTTTAAAAAAGGCAAAGGATTTTGAAAAAGCTATAGGCAAAAATGTGCTAATTAAAACCTACGAGCCAATTGATGGTGAAAAAAGCTTTGAAGGACTCCTTCTGGCATTTGATGGTCAAACCGTACAAATTGAAATGAAAATAAAAACCCGCAAAAAGACCATAGAAATCCCTTATGAAAAAGTGGCAAATGCAAGACTGGCTGTATCGTTCTCATAA
- the nusA gene encoding transcription termination factor NusA has protein sequence MSSELLDALTILEKEKGISRDVLIDAIEAALISAYRRNFNQAQNVRIDLNLQTGSMRVFARKEVVDEVFDPRLEISVEDARRINPNYQVEDVVEMEVTPKDFGRIAAQTAKQVVTQRVREAERGIIYTEFIDREEDIMTGIVQRLDSKFIYVSLGKIEALLPLSEQMPNERYKPHDRIKVFITKVEKTTKGPQIFVSRTHPGLLKRLFEIEVPEIYDGTVEIKSVAREAGDRSKISVHSDNAEVDPVGSCVGPKGARVQAVVNELKGEKIDIVKWSNDPVVFVANALSPSKVLDVMVNEDEKATTVIVPDYQLSLAIGKRGQNARLAAKLTGWKIDIKSESEAREIGIYPREEKIRLFDDQVEPEFEYDEELE, from the coding sequence ATGAGCAGCGAATTATTAGATGCTCTTACTATTTTGGAGAAAGAAAAAGGCATTTCAAGGGATGTTTTAATTGACGCAATTGAAGCAGCTCTGATATCTGCATACCGCCGGAATTTTAACCAGGCCCAAAATGTTAGAATTGATTTAAATTTACAAACAGGTTCGATGCGTGTATTCGCCCGCAAAGAAGTAGTTGATGAAGTATTTGATCCGCGGTTGGAAATTTCAGTTGAGGATGCAAGACGTATCAACCCTAACTATCAAGTGGAAGACGTTGTTGAAATGGAAGTTACGCCAAAGGATTTTGGCCGGATTGCTGCCCAAACTGCCAAACAAGTGGTTACCCAACGAGTAAGAGAAGCTGAACGCGGTATTATCTATACAGAATTTATCGACCGTGAAGAAGATATTATGACAGGGATTGTGCAACGGCTAGATTCTAAATTTATTTATGTTAGCCTTGGGAAAATTGAAGCATTGCTTCCGTTGAGTGAACAAATGCCAAATGAGCGTTATAAGCCACATGACCGTATTAAAGTTTTTATCACTAAAGTTGAAAAAACAACAAAAGGTCCGCAGATTTTTGTTTCTCGCACTCATCCTGGATTACTAAAGCGATTATTTGAAATTGAAGTACCCGAGATTTATGATGGTACTGTTGAAATTAAATCGGTAGCTAGAGAAGCTGGCGACAGATCTAAAATTTCTGTCCATTCCGATAATGCTGAAGTAGATCCTGTCGGCTCATGTGTTGGACCTAAAGGTGCCAGAGTCCAAGCAGTAGTTAATGAATTGAAGGGTGAAAAAATCGATATTGTGAAATGGTCAAATGATCCGGTTGTGTTTGTTGCAAATGCATTAAGCCCTTCCAAAGTTCTTGATGTTATGGTAAACGAAGACGAAAAAGCAACAACCGTTATCGTTCCGGATTATCAATTATCTCTTGCAATTGGGAAGAGGGGGCAAAATGCCCGTCTTGCGGCTAAATTAACAGGCTGGAAAATCGATATCAAATCGGAATCCGAGGCACGGGAAATAGGTATCTATCCTCGTGAAGAAAAAATCAGGCTATTTGATGATCAGGTTGAACCTGAATTTGAATATGATGAAGAATTAGAATAA
- the rnpM gene encoding RNase P modulator RnpM: MNKPRKVPMRKCVATGEMRPKKELVRIVRSKEGDVSIDLTGKKSGRGAYLSRSKEAILQAKKKNILANHLEVSINDSLYDELLELIEKEN, encoded by the coding sequence GTGAACAAACCAAGAAAAGTTCCTATGCGAAAATGTGTAGCAACTGGGGAAATGAGGCCAAAAAAAGAACTCGTTCGCATCGTTCGCTCAAAAGAAGGGGATGTATCGATCGATCTGACCGGGAAAAAGTCCGGCAGGGGAGCATACCTTTCGAGAAGTAAAGAAGCAATACTGCAAGCAAAGAAAAAAAATATCTTAGCTAATCATTTAGAGGTTTCAATTAATGATTCATTATATGATGAGCTTCTTGAGCTGATAGAGAAGGAGAATTGA
- a CDS encoding YlxQ family RNA-binding protein, whose protein sequence is MSDHQWMSLLGLANRARKVISGEELTVKQIRSGNAKLILLSADASRNTAKKITDKCNSYEVPLKFVENRHLLGQAIGKEARVVVAVMDDGFAKKLVTLLD, encoded by the coding sequence ATGTCAGATCATCAATGGATGTCATTGCTTGGCTTAGCCAATCGAGCAAGGAAAGTCATTTCAGGTGAGGAGCTAACCGTGAAACAGATCCGCAGCGGAAATGCTAAACTCATTTTATTGTCCGCAGATGCATCTCGAAATACGGCCAAAAAAATTACAGACAAATGTAATTCGTATGAGGTTCCATTGAAATTTGTGGAAAACCGTCATCTTCTTGGTCAAGCGATTGGCAAAGAAGCCCGCGTTGTTGTAGCTGTTATGGACGATGGATTTGCCAAGAAACTGGTAACGTTGCTCGATTAA